Proteins encoded together in one Proteiniborus ethanoligenes window:
- a CDS encoding ABC transporter permease: MLKYSLKRLFQSLITLFIIITVVFLLMRLMPEEGYFAESYEKLDEAQREAILTSMGLRDPIHVQLSNFYKALLAGDLGKSIIYRPKVPITDILKTKIPYSLYFGLAAMGISLIAGIPLGITMARSKSGIWDKLGTGYIVFINAVPAAVYYLFLQLYVTDILKLPILFKPDNPTSWILPAVSMSLGSTASYAMWMRRYMVDEINKDYVRLARAKGLKDKGIMVKHVFRNAFVPMAQYLPTSLLFTISGSIYIESLYSIPGMGGLLVDAIQRQDNSLVQALVLIYSSIGIIGLFLGDILMAAFDPRINLQKKGGAR, from the coding sequence ATGCTAAAATATTCACTCAAAAGATTATTTCAATCTCTAATAACACTTTTTATTATTATAACAGTAGTATTTCTTTTAATGAGATTAATGCCTGAAGAAGGCTACTTTGCAGAAAGCTATGAAAAGCTAGATGAAGCACAAAGAGAAGCTATTTTAACTAGTATGGGACTTAGAGATCCAATACATGTACAATTAAGTAATTTTTATAAAGCACTATTAGCAGGAGATTTAGGTAAATCAATTATTTATAGACCTAAAGTGCCTATTACTGATATTCTTAAAACTAAAATTCCCTATTCCTTGTATTTTGGCTTAGCAGCTATGGGAATATCATTAATTGCAGGTATTCCTTTAGGAATTACCATGGCTCGAAGTAAAAGTGGGATTTGGGATAAACTTGGAACAGGATATATAGTATTTATCAATGCAGTTCCAGCAGCGGTTTACTATTTGTTTTTACAATTATATGTGACAGATATTTTAAAACTACCAATATTATTCAAGCCTGACAATCCAACTAGTTGGATTTTACCAGCAGTATCCATGTCTTTAGGTAGTACTGCATCCTATGCAATGTGGATGAGGAGATACATGGTAGATGAAATAAATAAGGACTATGTTAGATTAGCTAGGGCAAAAGGGCTTAAGGATAAAGGAATAATGGTAAAGCATGTCTTTCGCAATGCTTTTGTTCCTATGGCTCAGTATTTACCTACATCCTTGTTATTCACAATATCAGGATCTATCTATATAGAATCCCTGTATTCAATTCCTGGTATGGGAGGACTTTTAGTAGATGCCATACAAAGGCAAGATAATTCCTTAGTTCAAGCATTAGTACTTATTTATTCATCTATAGGTATAATTGGTCTTTTTTTAGGAGACATACTTATGGCAGCATTTGATCCACGTATAAATTTACAAAAAAAGGGGGGCGCTAGATAA
- a CDS encoding ABC transporter permease: MGSKTIDKLSDNINQNLFEFAEYDDEAAKRAGYSNYSYWRSTWQVFTQNKVAVFLLFLIIGLLIFTAIQPFLPNQKSPTKIYIDEKTKMQLRNHKPDSEFWFGTNSIGQDLWARIWSGTRTSLSIGILVGLWEAVVGIIIGAMWGYVRSLDRPITEIYNVINNIPTTIILILLTYIMRPGLSTMIFAMCMTGWLGMARFVRNLIVIIRDREYNLASRCLGTPTRRIVTKNLLPYLVSVIMLRIALAVPAAIGYEVFLTYIGLGLPVSIPSLGNLINEGRALMMVPSLRYQLIFPAVVLSVITISFYVMGNAFADSADPRNHV; this comes from the coding sequence ATGGGTAGTAAGACTATAGATAAATTATCAGATAATATTAATCAAAATCTATTTGAGTTTGCAGAATATGATGATGAAGCGGCTAAACGTGCAGGCTATTCTAATTATTCCTACTGGCGCTCTACCTGGCAGGTTTTTACACAAAACAAAGTAGCAGTATTCTTGCTATTTCTGATTATAGGACTGCTAATATTTACAGCTATACAACCATTTTTACCAAATCAAAAATCTCCAACGAAAATTTACATTGATGAAAAAACTAAAATGCAGCTTAGAAACCACAAGCCAGATTCTGAATTTTGGTTTGGAACTAATTCAATAGGTCAAGATTTGTGGGCTCGTATATGGAGTGGAACTAGAACCTCCTTATCAATCGGCATCTTAGTAGGTCTTTGGGAGGCTGTAGTAGGTATTATAATAGGAGCCATGTGGGGATATGTTAGAAGCTTAGACCGTCCTATTACTGAAATTTATAATGTTATAAACAACATACCCACTACTATTATTCTTATTCTATTAACTTATATAATGAGGCCTGGTCTAAGTACAATGATATTTGCCATGTGTATGACTGGATGGTTAGGTATGGCACGCTTTGTACGTAATCTTATAGTTATTATAAGAGACAGAGAATACAATTTAGCTTCAAGATGCTTAGGAACTCCTACTAGAAGAATAGTAACAAAAAATCTACTGCCTTATTTAGTTTCTGTAATTATGCTTAGAATAGCATTGGCTGTTCCTGCAGCAATTGGCTATGAAGTTTTCCTAACTTATATTGGACTTGGATTACCTGTTAGCATTCCATCCTTAGGCAACCTAATAAATGAAGGTAGAGCTCTTATGATGGTTCCATCATTACGTTATCAGTTAATATTCCCAGCTGTAGTTCTTTCAGTTATTACAATATCCTTTTATGTAATGGGCAATGCTTTTGCAGATTCGGCGGATCCAAGAAACCATGTTTAG
- a CDS encoding ABC transporter ATP-binding protein — protein sequence MKEEKVILSVKDLVVKFRLRGKILTAIREASLHVYEGESLAIVGESGSGKSVFTKTFMGLLDANGWVDSGEIIFEGEDLAKYKRENDWIKIRGKNIAMVFQDPMTSLNPLKTIGKQVQEAVELHQGLKKEEAKKAVIEILKDVGIPNPEKRYNQYPHEFSGGMRQRVVIAIAIACKPRILICDEPTTALDVTIQAQILGLLKELKKKYNLTTIYITHDLGVVANVADRIAVMYAGDIVEIGTSEEVFYNGQHPYTWALLSSLPQLGIKGEPLYSIKGTPPNLFNEIIGDAFAPRNQRALKIDFIKKPPYFSVSPTHKAKTWLLDPRAPKVEPPESIKILRQQWGLDKDA from the coding sequence ATGAAGGAAGAAAAAGTAATATTATCTGTTAAGGATTTAGTGGTTAAATTTAGACTTCGTGGGAAAATACTGACTGCAATAAGAGAAGCTTCTCTTCATGTTTATGAAGGAGAAAGCCTTGCTATAGTTGGAGAATCAGGCTCAGGTAAATCAGTATTTACAAAGACCTTCATGGGGCTTCTAGATGCAAACGGTTGGGTAGACTCAGGTGAAATAATTTTTGAAGGAGAAGACCTAGCTAAATATAAACGTGAAAATGATTGGATTAAAATAAGAGGCAAAAACATAGCTATGGTATTTCAAGATCCAATGACCTCATTAAATCCTCTAAAAACTATAGGAAAGCAAGTTCAAGAGGCTGTTGAGCTACATCAAGGTTTGAAAAAGGAAGAGGCTAAAAAAGCTGTAATTGAGATATTAAAGGATGTAGGCATACCTAATCCAGAAAAAAGATATAATCAATATCCTCATGAATTTTCTGGCGGAATGAGACAGAGAGTAGTTATAGCTATTGCAATAGCTTGTAAACCAAGAATACTTATTTGCGATGAGCCTACTACGGCACTAGATGTAACTATACAAGCACAAATACTTGGATTATTGAAGGAACTAAAGAAAAAGTACAATCTAACTACAATATATATAACTCATGACTTAGGCGTTGTAGCTAATGTTGCAGATAGAATAGCTGTAATGTATGCTGGTGATATTGTAGAAATCGGTACTAGTGAAGAGGTGTTTTACAATGGACAGCATCCATACACTTGGGCACTTCTATCTTCACTTCCACAGCTTGGCATTAAAGGAGAGCCCTTATATTCTATAAAGGGAACGCCTCCCAATCTATTCAATGAAATAATAGGTGATGCCTTTGCACCACGAAATCAAAGAGCACTTAAAATAGATTTTATTAAAAAACCACCTTATTTCTCAGTAAGTCCAACACATAAGGCAAAGACCTGGCTATTAGATCCTCGAGCACCAAAGGTAGAGCCACCAGAATCTATTAAAATACTTCGTCAGCAATGGGGGTTAGATAAGGATGCCTAA